ccaaattttttttcgcggAAATCAACGCATTTGGGTCCTATAATTAAGctttaatttgtgatattattgttcacaacgatacccagttaactcaatcgaaattctgaaacggaattcaattcgaatcgtttacatattccgtttcaaacgcaacaaccggtacgtacacggaatcggttgttgcgtttgaaacaaTATACGAAacaattcgaattgaattccttTTCAGAATTCCAATTGAgttaaggctagtatggagatcgaaAGGAAagaggtcaagaaacagctttacggacagcagaacaaaggagagggagcgtttcttggggcttttcttcaccctctctggcttggtttcgctgccgctgctgcccatttgaaatttttcttgaccgattccttccgaagtgcatacaccgctttaACTGGGTaaagctttgtttttttttttgttttgtttttttttttttgagtacaatgaccctttgaacgaccgcagaggatttaaaatggattttttatatcaattttggaaagttaacttcgcggcccttcttgacagaaaagttcctacatAGTGCTATGGGACCCTATTGCGTAACATAAAAAGCGACTTTTTCCAAAATCCTTATGTatgtttgggtgctctcctcaTTCAAGCATTCAAACGTTTAGGTTCATgaagaaatcttgacatagcgAACGCCAAGACTTCGGTTtgagcataatttttgaaataattcaataatcCAATAAAAGAACATCAAAAATCATTCcatgctttaaaattttgaaaaagaacaaGAAAGCCGCTCATTTCATTGAGCGACCGAAAATGTGCGGCTCCTAAAGAAGAGGTGGCTctacattttctaaaatgtatttcttatgacTGGTTGTTCAAATATAACGTCCATAGCTTTTCCAGGTTTGTTAGGATGCGTTACCACAGGATACATGACTTGGTCATTTCAATTGAAAGGTTCTACAATTCTCTGAATTGTAGTTCtatacaaacataaaaaaattgaaaaacaacaaTGTTCAATGCAGAAACGAgcgtcatttattgaaatggtaagTTCAACAATCGCTGAGCACAAACTATGTACACAAACAAAAATTCTAGCCTTTTTTATCCTGTGGATCAACAAACACATTGGTACAATTTATCTACTATCACTAGTATTGAGGAGATAAATTAGGGCTTTTGAGACGATGCCAGCTCGTCCGTTCTCTGCAGGTTCGTCGCTGTCCGACTCTGCGTCGTCTCTATAAAAAACCTCATTTTCAATCACATTTAACGCTTGTGTTACCAGGCCAGAATTACCACTGGACGTGGGGTAGGGTGGCCTATCCGGAATATACAACGGTTGCTCGGCGCTGTTCTTCTTGCCGGTCAGCTCCGACAAGATTTTTGGCGTCCATGAGGATTTTGATTCTGAAATTGAAACAATGCCGTTTTAGTTCTATCTTTTGAAACGGTGTTCTAATGTCTCTCTACCTAAATCTGCTACGACCCGAGCCATTTCACGGATCTGAGTATCTTGGCGTTGCACTTGGAAAATCAACTCGTTGATTGTTGCTTGAAGTTCCAGCTTTTCCTGCAGGACTACTTCCTCCTTGTTGGCTTCCTTTCGAACTTGTCTGCAATGAAATGTATCGTGAGAATCGAGATGTTATACCGAACTGTTTTCCCCTTTTCTTACCGTTGGTATTCCAGCAAGAGCAAGCCGGCACCGATGGTGAAAATTACGATTTCACCCAACAAATTCGCACCCAGCTCAATGGCCATCGCCTCGTTCAGTACCGGAACTGCGGTAGGTTTGCCCAGGTTCATGGCCCACATTTTGGTCTTTACCTCCATCCAGTTGTAGAATTGAGCCGGTGGCATGCACACGTACTTCCGGAAGAACGGACTGTTTTTGGCCCGTGCCTTCAGCAAACTTGCGATCGGCTTGGAAATCTGCTTCATGGCAAGCACGCCCAGTTTGGCGGCCGGAAAGGCACCCACGACCATCTTTGGGCCTTTTGTGCACTTCTTAGATCCGTTAACAATTTACCCGTATGCCAAGACAGCAGAAATTCACTAGTTTTCGCTGATTTCTTGCAAAAGTTGGAAATCTTGTCCCGAAAGAGTTTATTTTTATGCAATACTTTGTTGAACTTGTCCGCCGAATGCGTGCAATTTGTGGATGACAGTTCGGGAGTACACGGATATCGTTAAAACCACATTTATGTTTCCATTTTAcacatttcataaatttatgagGCGACCTCGAAAATGCATACAATGTAGAAAACCGCctcgtttttttgtttctagagttttttttaaaaaaaggtcctataagctattgtctttcatatgtttataggacctattcaaaaaaaaaactctagatttgtttaaCCCTAGATTTAACCCTTTCAGACCTGATTGGCAATATGTAtaaaagggagcgttctttaattacgtaacgcagttggtggTGCGAGGGGGGGGCGATCCCTAAGTttctatggggcgcgggttcgattcccgccttttccttctggccttctatcggatggggaagtaaaacgtcggtccatttgcgtaaacaATTCTcaccattagggtgacaataaaaaaaaatcaacataccctctgactcgattcctaatgcaaaaataagtatctgtgccaattttgagccaaatcggttaaggctaagggttcgcttttcatcgttgtagcacagacaaacagacgggacactcgagtgcagAACCATCGTCCTTCAATAACCGGGCCAAAAACGGTCATTTCAAATACAATATAGCTTCGgctagagagcctggatcttGGCCTGGAtctaataagatccaggctctctagcttcggcatccactcacccggcgctgatggcgctgctgtcgtgacagctcgcctGTCTTTCCTCAGTGTGTGTAATGTGTTTTTGTTGTCGtaaagttgagcgtgagcacgtggcagcaaatgaaaacaaaacaaaataccgtaaaccggggtgactttgataggatttcaatttgtttttagaatattttccaacaggtaaggtttttcttaagattattatttttaaaacatgtactggggtaggccacacaaagtcaatgcactatttcggaaaaaaagatttttcaataatgtttagaaaaatagttacgttaaaaattcttagtttgaattccggggtga
This is a stretch of genomic DNA from Culex pipiens pallens isolate TS chromosome 1, TS_CPP_V2, whole genome shotgun sequence. It encodes these proteins:
- the LOC120428782 gene encoding putative OPA3-like protein CG13603 isoform X1, translating into MVVGAFPAAKLGVLAMKQISKPIASLLKARAKNSPFFRKYVCMPPAQFYNWMEVKTKMWAMNLGKPTAVPVLNEAMAIELGANLLGEIVIFTIGAGLLLLEYQRQVRKEANKEEVVLQEKLELQATINELIFQVQRQDTQIREMARVVADLESKSSWTPKILSELTGKKNSAEQPLYIPDRPPYPTSSGNSGLVTQALNVIENEVFYRDDAESDSDEPAENGRAGIVSKALIYLLNTSDSR
- the LOC120428782 gene encoding putative OPA3-like protein CG13603 isoform X2, with the protein product MVVGAFPAAKLGVLAMKQISKPIASLLKARAKNSPFFRKYVCMPPAQFYNWMEVKTKMWAMNLGKPTAVPVLNEAMAIELGANLLGEIVIFTIGAGLLLLEYQRQVRKEANKEEVVLQEKLELQATINELIFQVQRQDTQIREMARVVADLESKSSWTPKILSELTGKKNSAEQPLYIPDRPPYPTSSETTQSRTATNLQRTDELASSQKP